One part of the Arabidopsis thaliana chromosome 4, partial sequence genome encodes these proteins:
- a CDS encoding Thioredoxin superfamily protein (Thioredoxin superfamily protein; FUNCTIONS IN: electron carrier activity, protein disulfide oxidoreductase activity; INVOLVED IN: cell redox homeostasis; LOCATED IN: cellular_component unknown; EXPRESSED IN: 23 plant structures; EXPRESSED DURING: 13 growth stages; CONTAINS InterPro DOMAIN/s: Glutaredoxin-like, plant II (InterPro:IPR011905), Thioredoxin fold (InterPro:IPR012335), Glutaredoxin (InterPro:IPR002109), Thioredoxin-like fold (InterPro:IPR012336); BEST Arabidopsis thaliana protein match is: Thioredoxin superfamily protein (TAIR:AT5G11930.1); Has 1149 Blast hits to 1147 proteins in 175 species: Archae - 0; Bacteria - 20; Metazoa - 257; Fungi - 124; Plants - 712; Viruses - 0; Other Eukaryotes - 36 (source: NCBI BLink).): MMQELGLQRFSNDVVRLDLTPPSQTSSTSLSIDEEESTEAKIRRLISEHPVIIFSRSSCCMCHVMKRLLATIGVIPTVIELDDHEVSSLPTALQDEYSGGVSVVGPPPAVFIGRECVGGLESLVALHLSGQLVPKLVQVGALWV; encoded by the coding sequence ATGATGCAAGAATTAGGCTTACAACGTTTCTCAAACGACGTCGTTCGCTTAGACCTCACTCCTCCTTCTCAAACCTCATCTACTTCTCTTTCCATCGACGAAGAGGAATCAACGGAAGCCAAGATCCGACGGCTGATATCGGAGCATCCTGTGATCATCTTCAGTAGATCTTCATGTTGCATGTGCCACGTCATGAAGAGACTCTTAGCAACGATCGGCGTAATCCCCACCGTCATCGAGCTCGATGATCACGAGGTTTCCTCTCTTCCCACGGCTCTACAAGATGAATATTCCGGTGGCGTCTCCGTCGTTGGTCCTCCGCCGGCGGTTTTCATTGGCCGTGAGTGCGTCGGAGGTCTTGAGTCCCTTGTCGCTCTTCACTTAAGTGGTCAACTTGTTCCTAAGCTTGTCCAAGTTGGAGCTCTTTGGGTATGA